The DNA window gccacctgagccacagcacaccttctgaccgttttccatatatgtggtgctgggaaatcaaaccgaaagcttcatgtgtaggaggcaagcgctcttgccactaggccatattcccagcccctctagctaATAATTCTTGGTACCCAAATTACTTTTGTGTTTTCTATCTTGCGAATGAGCCTTAGCTGATGGAGATGTCGTATGGGGGTGGTCTTTGAATGGAATCCCTATTTATTGTAAGATGTCATTCCAGGGTTTAGTTGCCTTGCCTTTGGATTTGAGCACAGGGCTATCTAAGCAGCCTGCATGTGGGAAATGGCTACGTGTGTTCTATGGCCTGTGGGGACAGCACAATTGAGCGCGGTTACTTTTGGTTGCGTGGCACTGGGCCACTCAAggcaagggggttggcagcttcGCCCACTGCATTTGGCCTGATGACATCAACAGAGTTTGTCTTCTCACTCAGATTATAAATAGAATTCATATGTATTTGTTTCATATGTTAGTAGTTTCTCCCAAAATTGAAATGTCTGGGGATCATTTTGGTGGCATAAGATACAgatccaatttttattttgtccaaAAACAGATTCAGTGGTGCTCAGGGATCTGATATCCAACCATTGAATCTCACTTACTGAAAAATCCATCTTTTCCCAAGTTGTATTAGATCCAATGTCATGTCATGTCATTACATATGATGTTTTGTGGTATGACGTATGTCATGTTATATATTAGAACAGATAAATATTGGGTTGGCTTAGATTCTTTCATACAGTAACTTCCACATGAGCTTCAACCTAtttctagacttttttttctatCGACCTTTGTTCATGCGCCCGTACCACAATGCTTTTATTAAAGAGGCTTTATAGTGTATTTTAGTATGGAGGCTAATCTTCTCTTTCTGCTGTTATCTTTCAGAACTTTTCCATATTCTTATATACGTGTTTTCCAACTTCAGAAATAGCTTGCTTTGCCCCAGGAAagactttactttttaaattttaatttttttctttcttttttttttttttactgatcctgggctttgaactcaggacctgggtgttgtccctgaggttttctgctcaaggcagtgttctaccatttgaaccacaactccagttctggcttttttggtagttaattgaagataagagtctcccagattttcttgtccagctttgaactgaaatcctcaaatctcagcttcctgagtagctaggattataggcatgaaccaccagcacctggcttactttcattttttattggaATCCTGTTCTTAtataattgatatatatatatatacatatatatatatcagaagaACTAACATCTTTCAGATATTGTGTAGTCCTTCACCAAAATAAATGTTAGCTGGAAGTGGCTGTGTTCACCTTTAGCATCAAGCACTCtacaggatgaggcaggaggccCAAGAGTTTAAGCATAGCTGGGCTATGTAgtaaggccctatctcaaaaaagctACCACATACAGCACATGCTATCTATGTTCAAgtcttcttgagctttttttttttctctaatgtttTAATTTTCCTAGTATAGTTGTGGTGCATTTCCtattaagcattttatttttttgtttctctattaATTATATGTCTTCAAGTGTAACTTTATTTTTGTGTAGGTCTTAGGTAACTTTTCTTTTATACCACTGTATAGAATTGTTTTTTTCTAGCATTGATTTTGTATTTGTGAACTTGTCATTTACCTAGAGACACTAGTTGATGATCTCACAGTTCTTATGCATCTTCTATTAGCTTAAGTATTCAAACAGCATGGTGCTCAGTTGGAGATCACGGGCAGATTTGATATGATCCTAATGATAATATTTCTAATGTGTCTCCACTAAATGTCATGTTGCTTTCTGGATTGAAGCATAACATGTATCATCATGTTAAAGaagtatcttttaatttttataaaattagtAATAATAGTGAAGcatggatggctcatgcctatcattctagctactcaggagcctgatatTGGAAAAATACTTGTTCGAAGCCAGTGCGGGCAGAatagcctgtgagactctatctcgaAAGAACTAGAAGAAAATACCAAGCTGAAGATGTGGCACAAATGATAAATTGCGAGCTGAGTACACAAGCTGaacaagtgagaggccctgagttcaaaccctgaaacGAGCAAAGTCCCTCCCCATTGCTTCCCACTCAACAACCACCAACCATCTGGGAAATGGAATTGTTAACAGACTATCTTTCACAGTATCATTTTCTCACAAATATTTCTTCTCCATTGATAGGGGTTTGGCCATGTCATCTATGAACTTTGATTAAAAGTGGCAGTGTGTAAGGTCTGAACTCAGTATATTAGTGTCTTCACCTCTTATCTTTCTGCTTCTATCATCAGAAAGGACATGGCGGTGGAGGGGAAGGGGTACAGCTGATAAGCACTGAGAGACAGATAGGGCAAACCTGAATTCACCATTTCCTTGGTCAACCCACCAACTAGGGATAAAGGTAAATACTAAATGCTATAAGTCAACTAGATTATAAACGCCGTAAGTCAACTAAATGCTCTAAGTCAACCAGGATGTTTGTTACTCATTATTTCTAAAACAATAGCTAATATTGTGTTATCTAGAAATTTCTCACATAGCATTTCCCTCATTAGATGGGGAATTATCAAtaagtgaatgagtgaataaatatgaATACATTCACCAATATTGTTAAAATAGTGAAGATTCTGGCATTCgttgaatgccagtggctcacatctgtaatcctagctattcaggaggttgagatctgaagattgcaactCAAaatcagtccaggaaggaaagtctgtgagactcctatatATCCAAGTAGCcattaaaaatctggaagtgaagctttggctctagtagtagagcactagcctggaatgCAAAAAGCTATGGGATAAGCATCTgggtgctaagttcaagccccagtactgactggCACATAAACAGAGACATAAAAAAAGTTATATTTTGTGAATTGCAAGGCAAGTGTAAAAAAACCAATAAGAAAAAGCAATTAACACCAGCAATCTTGTTACATTCAAGGTAAATTTATTCACACCAACAAAAATGATCACAAGAACTTTAAAAGCAGGTATTATAAGGAGGTAAGATGCTATGTAGTATCTCTTTTAAAAGCATGAGAGAGTATTTTGCTGGATTTTACATGCATTTCTATTTATGATAGAATAACAAACTCTAAAATGCAGTGATTGTTGGAATTTTGATTGTTTGCATGGAAAGTATATGAGCCAAATGCTAAAGCTTTTAGGTTAAAAAGGTCTTACGAGAGCACAACAAACTAAACTAATGATTGAAACAGTATTTCCACATACACATAAATCCACTCACTGCATCGAGAAACATGCACTTCGTATGCTTTTAATTCTCTtcaatgtattttttcctttttactaaaATTAAGGCTAGAAATTCAATTCTCCTCTTTTTAATTGGCCTCCGAAGATGTACTGTCTAACTCGTGAGAAATGCGAAATTCCGGATGTTTATCCTCCATACTTCTAGGGTCTAGGACCAGCATATCTTCCTGGCTAAGAAACTCACGGCTATGGAGCGCATGGCTGATCTTTGAACTCCCCTGGCTGTCAGGCCCAGCAGGCTTGTGACTGGATTTCTTATTTTCTGAGGAATGCTCATTGCCGTGGTTGCCCTGTGATTCTGAACTGTGGGACGACTCCGTTTCATGAGTGTCCCATTCGGGAAACCTGATATGAGGCACGGGAATGACCCTGAGTGAATCATGGGCCTCCTTGCTGTCATGTGGGGTATATTCCTCATGTGAAATATGAGGGATGGGGATGACCTTGATGGATTCCTGGGCCTCCCTGTGTGCATTAGAGACCTCTGGTGCAGAATGAAGAACAGGGATGACCTTGAGTGTCTCGTGGGACTCCCGTTCTTCTGGAGATGAATGAAGAACAGGGATGACCTTGAACGCATCATGGGACTCTTTGCTTTTCATGTGTGAGGTGAGGTCCACCTGTGAAGCATCAGGAATAGGGATGACCTGGTATGCACCATGAGAGTCCTTGTCCTTAATCTGTGGACTAGTGTCCTCATGATTAGAAACAGGAACACCGGGGCCGGCCTTGGGCGCATCATGGGACTCCTTGCTTCTCAAGTTTGAGGATAATTCCCCAGGAGACTGAATCACAGCACAAATGGAAGAAGAATTAGATGGCCAGGCAAGGATGGGaatattacatttctttctttcttttttctttttttctttctaactttTAGGTCAAATCCATACTCAAGAAGGGCTCAACTTGGTTGAAGGAAACACTCTTAGCATATACTCTGTACTTTACCAATCTCTTTTTCCTAAGTTTAACAGACAAATCCCTTTTAGTGATATGTCTACTAGTTTAATATTAAGTAGTTTATTCATCTATTAGTTTGGTGGTATGTCTTTTAGTTTAATAGACATATCACTTAGGTATGTAACAAAACCTATGGAGTAGCCTCAATATTTCTGATTGACATAAAGAAAATGTGCATTAGAAGTTAAAATGCAGAAACCAGATTATACCTGCAACCCAAACTACTCTATGGGCAGAGCTTTGGAGGTTCCAGGTTTGAGGTCAACCCAGACAAAGAAGTCAGTGACACTCCCAACTCAACAACCACAAACAAAGCTGAGCATGGTGCTATGTGCCCAACATGCCAGCTAGGCAAAAAGCCTAGACAGGAGGACTGTAGTGCAGTGCGGCCATCCTAAGAAAACAAAAGTCCTGGGAAAGCTTGCCTAAGAAGCAGCTAAAGTAAAAgttctgaggatgtggctcaagtggtagagctcctgcctagcaaatatgaagccctgggttcaaaacctCAGTAATATATactctcactcccccccccccaaaaaaaagggggaaggaaagaaagaaattgaaaatacAGAGTAAATAGTAATGGCAGTCCAGATTGGATTGGGATTCTTTGAGTCTAGGTTCAGTGCAATTTGTGATGCTACAACTTCTCTTAGGTATATGACTCCAAAACATGaccattatattttataaataattgccCTTTTCTGGCATctttttggattaaaaaaatcagGTGACTATAATGAATGTCTTAGAGTGAGGATTTGGAAAACTAAGCAAAAATTATGTTAGGgagacaaaattaagaagaactCACCAAATGGAAAGAAGATTGTACTAAAaggtcaaaaataaaatactgaaaatgtTTTTATGCTTGCTGAATGACAGCCAAATAGGCACAGCCTACTTTCCAAGAAGTGAACTCTGCTTAGAGCCGTTGAGTGTGTCTGTGCAGGGACTTACCTGAACATTAGACACTTCTGAGGCCTTAGACTTCTTCGAGGTATCACCATGGCTTTCATGGCTTTCATGGGCGAGTGTGGGAATAACTGAAGTGAAGACTGGTGTTGCCACTGTGATAGGGGTAGGCAAAGCGACCACTTCTTCCTCATGGTGGTGAGACTCATCTGAATGGTGGTGAGAGTCATCCCCTCGGTGAGAATCATCCCCATGGTGAGAGTCATCATGGTGGTGATGGTCGTGGTGAGAGTGGTGCTCCGAATGATCATGGTTGTGACTATGATCACGACTGCCTTCGCCTTCATCTGACTCAGAGAAGTCCTGGCTGTCCATGCGGTCTCCAATGTCATCCTCGTCCAACTCGTCCATGTGGCTGTCGTTGGGATTACTGGAGAAGGCCTAAGAGTTAAAGATGATTCCACAGATCAGGGCCTGAGGTTGTGTTTTCCCTTAGTCTTTCTACTCTTTTACTTGCTTGCTCGTTTCTTTggtatctttttgtgtgtgtttgtgaacacCTAGAGCATTTAGGAGCAAATCCTTTTAGTAAAAGGATAGATGAAATAATATTCTAAAAGGCTTTTCCTATTTTCTAATACCAAAGTCAtttgtaagccaggcactggtggctcatgccagtaatcctagctattaaagaggatgacatctgaggaaccaggttcaaagctagcccaggaagaaaagtctgtgagactcatctctgattaaccacccaaaggctagaagtagagctgtggctcaattgatagtgtgtcaaccttgagcaaagaagccaagcaagaatgaaggacctgagttcaagactcagttctggcacacacacacacacacacacacacacacacacaatatttttaCAAGTATTTTAAATCCAAAAAGTTGAGCAAAATGTTCATATTGATACTATTGCTTTGGTCTGATGGACTTGatatatagctcaatggtagagcactctccCAACATGCCTCATGcattgggttcaatccccagcactacacacacacacacacacacacacacacacacacacacacaaacacacacacgtagaagagattgataataaaataaaatatgcaagaaTAGTTGCACAATTC is part of the Perognathus longimembris pacificus isolate PPM17 chromosome 16, ASM2315922v1, whole genome shotgun sequence genome and encodes:
- the Spp1 gene encoding osteopontin; amino-acid sequence: MKIEVIFFCLIGITYSRPVKQIDSGSSEEKQLFSKKYPDAASWIKPDSSEKKNLLAPQNVVSSEETEDLKQEAFSSNPNDSHMDELDEDDIGDRMDSQDFSESDEGEGSRDHSHNHDHSEHHSHHDHHHHDDSHHGDDSHRGDDSHHHSDESHHHEEEVVALPTPITVATPVFTSVIPTLAHESHESHGDTSKKSKASEVSNVQSPGELSSNLRSKESHDAPKAGPGVPVSNHEDTSPQIKDKDSHGAYQVIPIPDASQVDLTSHMKSKESHDAFKVIPVLHSSPEERESHETLKVIPVLHSAPEVSNAHREAQESIKVIPIPHISHEEYTPHDSKEAHDSLRVIPVPHIRFPEWDTHETESSHSSESQGNHGNEHSSENKKSSHKPAGPDSQGSSKISHALHSREFLSQEDMLVLDPRSMEDKHPEFRISHELDSTSSEAN